Proteins from a genomic interval of Chroococcidiopsis thermalis PCC 7203:
- a CDS encoding DUF3177 family protein produces the protein MQSDIWFRPFIWMDFRLALLFTVIAPLVLIIWAFVRKVEPMQHLLAIYWRVASLLAIALYVSIAPFQVGFIAGLMSRILIPLSLWFWIDLNEEIEDLPGSALKLSFNAWRWAVTLYCIIGAIAQLPSLQCAFSDTFLQDPLCQAWLEVPLVYKDIFHPNTQAGFLGFIGGMGLVVYVLYLIYFVFLKLGKQGRFAVRQ, from the coding sequence ATGCAAAGCGATATTTGGTTTCGACCTTTCATTTGGATGGATTTTCGTTTGGCGCTGTTATTTACCGTCATAGCACCATTAGTTTTAATTATCTGGGCGTTCGTGCGGAAAGTAGAACCTATGCAACACCTGCTGGCAATTTACTGGCGGGTGGCGAGTTTGCTAGCGATCGCATTGTACGTGTCTATCGCACCGTTTCAAGTTGGATTCATTGCGGGATTGATGTCACGCATTCTCATTCCACTATCTCTCTGGTTTTGGATCGATCTCAACGAAGAAATTGAAGACCTGCCAGGTAGTGCTTTGAAACTCAGCTTCAATGCTTGGCGCTGGGCGGTGACGCTTTACTGTATTATCGGCGCGATCGCTCAATTACCAAGTTTGCAGTGTGCCTTTTCAGATACGTTCTTGCAAGATCCGTTGTGTCAAGCTTGGCTGGAAGTGCCTTTAGTTTATAAAGATATCTTTCATCCAAACACGCAAGCAGGTTTCCTCGGCTTTATTGGTGGCATGGGTTTAGTTGTTTACGTCTTGTACTTAATCTATTTTGTTTTCCTTAAACTAGGTAAACAAGGACGATTTGCAGTCAGACAATGA
- the glmM gene encoding phosphoglucosamine mutase produces MLKQNYKRDRQNKTNILSNSNSQLDLPATALFGTDGIRGRVGDLLDEALAWQVGFWTGQVLQQQTDNDLSPVIVGQDSRNSSEMLATALSQGLVAAGLDVWHIGLCPTPGVAYLTSASNAAGGVMISASHNPPEDNGIKIFGSNGAKLSQPLQEAIEAGIRGKAVPTSIQGQGYYVRRPELVQKYVESLKVPLSPNHGDFSGMRVVLDLAWGAAVGLAPSLFRDLGAEVICLHDRPDGDRINVNCGSTHLGLLKTAVNQNSAHLGFAFDGDADRVLAVDCQGRPVDGDYILYLWGQTLRQAQKLPDNLIISTVMANLGFERAWQKQGGKLIRTAVGDQYVQAEMVRTGGMLGGEQSGHILCRHYGIAGDGLLTALHLAALVRQAGVSLTQLVDQSFQTYPQLLRNVRVENRDRRMNWQQCEPLQKTIAQAEAAMGDRGRILVRASGTEPVIRVMVEAACSELTHHWTETLVSAVEKHVAA; encoded by the coding sequence ATGCTAAAGCAAAATTATAAACGCGATCGCCAAAATAAAACAAATATACTATCAAATAGCAACTCGCAACTCGATCTTCCCGCTACCGCTTTATTTGGTACAGACGGCATTCGGGGACGAGTAGGAGATTTACTCGATGAAGCTTTGGCTTGGCAGGTAGGTTTCTGGACGGGTCAAGTTTTACAGCAGCAGACAGACAACGATCTCAGTCCGGTTATCGTGGGGCAAGACTCCAGAAATTCGAGTGAAATGCTAGCAACTGCCTTATCTCAAGGTCTTGTAGCTGCGGGACTAGATGTTTGGCATATCGGTCTATGTCCGACTCCTGGCGTTGCCTATCTCACTAGTGCTAGCAATGCCGCAGGTGGAGTTATGATCTCCGCCAGCCACAACCCTCCAGAAGACAATGGAATTAAAATTTTTGGCAGCAATGGCGCTAAACTTTCTCAACCCTTACAAGAAGCAATTGAAGCAGGGATCAGAGGAAAGGCAGTACCCACCTCTATTCAAGGTCAGGGATATTATGTTCGGCGACCGGAGTTAGTTCAGAAATACGTCGAATCTTTAAAAGTGCCGCTATCGCCCAATCATGGCGATTTTAGTGGAATGCGTGTCGTGTTAGACCTGGCTTGGGGGGCAGCAGTTGGATTAGCACCGAGTTTGTTCCGCGATCTAGGTGCAGAGGTAATTTGTTTGCACGATCGACCCGATGGCGATCGCATTAACGTCAACTGCGGTTCCACTCACCTCGGACTGCTGAAAACAGCCGTTAACCAAAATTCAGCCCACCTGGGATTTGCCTTTGATGGGGATGCCGACCGAGTGCTAGCAGTCGATTGTCAAGGTAGACCTGTAGATGGCGATTACATCCTTTACTTATGGGGTCAAACCTTGCGACAAGCGCAAAAGTTGCCAGATAACTTGATTATTTCTACTGTCATGGCAAACTTGGGTTTCGAGCGGGCGTGGCAAAAGCAAGGTGGTAAACTGATTCGGACGGCTGTAGGCGACCAATACGTACAAGCAGAAATGGTACGAACTGGAGGTATGTTAGGCGGAGAACAGTCAGGACATATCCTTTGCCGTCACTATGGTATTGCTGGAGATGGTTTATTAACTGCCCTCCACTTAGCTGCATTGGTTAGACAGGCAGGAGTCTCTTTAACCCAATTAGTAGACCAAAGCTTTCAAACTTATCCGCAACTATTACGCAACGTGCGAGTTGAAAATCGCGATCGCCGCATGAATTGGCAACAGTGCGAACCCTTACAAAAGACGATCGCGCAAGCCGAAGCCGCAATGGGCGATCGCGGTCGCATCCTCGTCCGCGCCTCCGGTACGGAACCCGTAATCCGCGTCATGGTCGAAGCTGCCTGTAGCGAACTCACTCATCATTGGACGGAGACTTTAGTTTCTGCCGTTGAAAAACATGTTGCGGCGTAA
- a CDS encoding aldo/keto reductase, with protein sequence MELRSLGTSEIKITPVIMGTWQAGKAMWVGIEDAETIKAIRAAFEAGITTVDTAEVYGKGHSEQIVAQALSDVRDRVVYATKVFSNHLKHDQVIEACERSLQNLNTDYIDLYQIHWPSGSYKSEVVPIEETMSALNTLKQQGKIRAIGVSNFSRTQLAEAAQYGRIDSVQPPYSLFWRWAEKDLTPYCVENNISILAYSPLAQGLLTGKFGPEHKFHPDDHRNKNRLFQGENYVRAQQALDRLRPIAEKHQVSLANLAIAWLIAQPQTNAIVGARNTEQAVANAKAADVYLSPEELQEIDAIGTSVTDRLDENPVMWNFDV encoded by the coding sequence ATGGAATTGCGATCGCTTGGGACATCGGAGATTAAAATTACTCCCGTGATTATGGGAACCTGGCAAGCTGGTAAGGCTATGTGGGTAGGAATAGAGGATGCCGAAACTATTAAAGCGATCCGGGCAGCATTTGAGGCTGGGATTACGACTGTAGATACGGCGGAAGTTTACGGAAAAGGGCATTCAGAACAAATCGTTGCACAAGCCCTCTCTGACGTGCGCGATCGCGTGGTTTATGCAACGAAGGTATTTTCCAATCATTTAAAACACGACCAAGTTATCGAAGCGTGCGAGCGATCGCTGCAAAATCTCAATACAGATTATATCGATCTCTACCAAATTCACTGGCCCTCTGGTTCGTATAAAAGTGAAGTCGTACCGATAGAAGAGACGATGAGTGCTTTAAATACATTGAAACAGCAGGGTAAAATTCGGGCGATCGGCGTTTCTAATTTTTCCCGTACCCAACTAGCAGAAGCAGCCCAATACGGGCGGATCGATAGCGTTCAACCACCTTATTCTCTGTTTTGGCGTTGGGCAGAAAAAGATCTCACGCCTTATTGCGTAGAAAATAATATTTCTATCCTCGCCTACTCTCCTTTAGCGCAAGGGTTGCTGACAGGAAAATTCGGACCCGAACACAAATTTCATCCCGACGATCATCGCAACAAGAATCGGTTGTTTCAGGGAGAAAATTACGTGCGGGCGCAACAAGCTTTAGATCGACTGCGCCCAATTGCCGAAAAACATCAAGTCTCGTTAGCTAATTTAGCGATCGCTTGGTTAATTGCCCAACCGCAAACCAATGCGATCGTTGGGGCGAGAAACACCGAACAAGCCGTTGCTAATGCTAAAGCCGCAGATGTCTATCTCTCGCCGGAAGAGTTGCAGGAAATTGACGCGATCGGCACAAGCGTCACCGATCGTTTAGATGAAAACCCTGTTATGTGGAATTTTGATGTTTAA
- a CDS encoding D-alanine--D-alanine ligase family protein has protein sequence MKVGLLFGGRSGEHEVSINSARAIAKAISTGENRNKYELLPFYIQKDGRWLAGQASHKVLESGVPILTTADSVASQSHLGGWEDEEMKNSSQLDNFHDAKMLDCIPASLPQVASVDVWFPILHGPNGEDGTVQGLLKLMQVPFVGSGVLGSALGMDKIAMKMAFAQAGLPQVKYVAVNRSQIWSNPCVFPKLCDRIEETVGYPCFVKPANLGSSVGISKVRSRSELETALDNAASYDRRIIVEAGVVARELECAVLGNDEPKASVVGEITYQSDFYDYETKYSAGMADIIIPAAIPEAVAAQIQQMSLEAFAAVDAAGLARVDFFYTESGEVLINEINTIPGFTATSMYPMMWEKSGIPFPELVDRLIQLALERNS, from the coding sequence ATGAAGGTAGGACTGTTATTCGGTGGACGATCTGGGGAACATGAGGTGTCAATTAATTCGGCAAGGGCGATCGCTAAAGCCATCTCAACCGGAGAAAACCGAAATAAGTACGAGCTACTACCATTTTATATCCAGAAAGACGGGCGCTGGCTGGCAGGACAAGCATCTCACAAGGTTTTAGAGTCGGGGGTTCCCATACTCACAACGGCTGATTCTGTTGCTTCTCAGTCTCACTTAGGCGGATGGGAAGATGAGGAGATGAAAAATAGCAGCCAACTAGACAACTTCCACGATGCAAAAATGCTCGATTGCATCCCAGCTTCTTTACCCCAAGTTGCATCTGTCGATGTCTGGTTTCCAATCTTACATGGACCTAATGGAGAAGATGGGACGGTGCAAGGACTGCTGAAATTAATGCAAGTCCCCTTTGTTGGTTCTGGTGTTTTGGGTTCGGCGCTGGGAATGGATAAAATCGCGATGAAAATGGCATTTGCCCAAGCGGGATTACCGCAGGTGAAGTACGTTGCCGTCAATCGTTCTCAAATCTGGTCAAATCCGTGCGTATTCCCCAAACTTTGCGATCGCATTGAAGAAACTGTGGGTTATCCCTGTTTTGTCAAGCCTGCTAACTTAGGTTCTTCAGTTGGAATTAGTAAAGTGCGATCGCGATCGGAATTAGAAACTGCCCTCGACAACGCTGCTAGCTACGATCGCCGTATAATTGTCGAAGCTGGCGTGGTTGCAAGAGAGCTAGAATGTGCGGTTTTAGGTAATGATGAACCCAAAGCCTCAGTAGTGGGCGAAATTACTTACCAAAGCGATTTTTATGATTACGAAACCAAATACAGTGCAGGGATGGCAGATATTATAATTCCCGCCGCCATTCCAGAAGCTGTTGCCGCTCAAATTCAGCAAATGTCTCTCGAAGCTTTCGCAGCTGTCGATGCTGCGGGATTGGCTAGAGTAGACTTTTTCTATACCGAAAGCGGCGAAGTCTTAATCAATGAAATTAATACCATCCCTGGGTTTACTGCGACTAGTATGTATCCCATGATGTGGGAAAAAAGTGGTATTCCTTTTCCAGAATTAGTCGATCGATTAATTCAATTAGCTTTAGAAAGAAACAGTTAA
- a CDS encoding ChuX/HutX family heme-like substrate-binding protein — protein MSATLKEFLEACESLSTLRIIVTSSAGVLEVRSKLQKLFYAELPKGKYANMHAEDFEFHLNMDEIQQVKFETGEAKRGNFTTYAIRLLDKQNQPALSLFLQWGKPGEYEPGQVETWHSLREKYGEAWEPVPVESL, from the coding sequence ATGTCTGCCACACTAAAAGAATTCTTGGAAGCCTGCGAAAGCCTCTCCACGCTGCGGATCATTGTCACTAGCAGCGCGGGTGTTTTAGAAGTCCGCAGTAAGTTACAAAAGCTGTTTTATGCTGAATTACCCAAAGGAAAATATGCAAATATGCACGCCGAAGACTTTGAATTTCACTTGAATATGGATGAAATTCAGCAAGTTAAGTTCGAGACTGGGGAAGCGAAACGAGGTAATTTTACAACATATGCAATTCGATTATTAGACAAACAAAATCAGCCTGCTTTGAGTTTATTTCTACAATGGGGCAAACCAGGAGAATACGAACCTGGACAGGTAGAAACTTGGCATTCCTTACGAGAAAAGTACGGTGAAGCATGGGAACCCGTACCAGTTGAAAGTTTATAA
- a CDS encoding DUF6816 family protein translates to MKKILLLSLTLVLFLFWIGEANAGQLSDRIATFPKWDNKPTVQVASGDLVYPEWMAGTWMVKSTLVDLIAPLAPEITTPGFEGNRRYLNQSVQFQVKFIKQNLLGQPSKLIPQPVKVKSAVVADRAFNGLSLARAYLGDRTVKAVKVDPDSPNRQITLLQGDRQLISIVTGRTTEVTAENGYVTTEIFGQQFRGNRVRPYFNQVESTTAYHYVPNSTVKIVADQFTAVYLSAQDPDYFKAGDRPVALYRYRLEFSPQTDL, encoded by the coding sequence GTGAAAAAAATTTTGCTGCTATCCCTAACTCTAGTCTTATTCTTATTCTGGATAGGTGAAGCTAATGCCGGACAATTAAGCGATCGCATTGCAACCTTTCCTAAGTGGGATAATAAGCCTACGGTACAGGTTGCATCTGGCGATTTAGTCTATCCAGAGTGGATGGCAGGAACTTGGATGGTAAAAAGTACTTTAGTTGATTTGATTGCTCCTTTAGCCCCAGAGATTACTACCCCTGGATTTGAAGGTAATCGGCGTTATTTGAACCAATCAGTCCAGTTTCAAGTCAAATTTATCAAACAAAACTTACTCGGACAGCCCTCAAAGTTAATTCCCCAGCCTGTGAAGGTAAAATCGGCTGTGGTAGCAGATCGAGCTTTTAATGGTCTAAGTCTAGCAAGAGCATATCTGGGCGATCGCACCGTGAAAGCAGTAAAAGTCGATCCAGACTCGCCCAACCGTCAGATTACCTTATTACAAGGCGATCGCCAACTCATTTCGATTGTGACTGGTCGTACTACAGAAGTGACAGCAGAGAATGGATATGTTACTACAGAAATATTCGGGCAGCAATTTCGCGGTAATAGGGTGCGTCCCTATTTCAACCAAGTAGAATCGACAACCGCATATCACTACGTACCCAATTCTACTGTTAAAATTGTCGCCGACCAGTTTACGGCTGTTTATCTGTCTGCTCAAGATCCAGATTACTTTAAAGCGGGCGATCGCCCCGTTGCGCTCTATCGCTACCGCTTGGAATTTTCCCCACAAACCGATCTTTAA
- the rpsU gene encoding 30S ribosomal protein S21 → MTQVVVGENENIESALRRFKRQVSKAGIFPDLRRLRHFETPIEKRKRKAIARRRKRSRF, encoded by the coding sequence ATGACCCAAGTGGTTGTGGGTGAAAATGAAAATATAGAATCGGCATTACGTAGGTTTAAGCGTCAAGTCTCGAAGGCTGGAATTTTCCCAGATTTAAGACGGCTGCGCCACTTTGAAACTCCAATTGAAAAGCGCAAGCGCAAAGCGATCGCCAGACGACGTAAGAGAAGCCGCTTTTAA
- a CDS encoding RNA recognition motif domain-containing protein: protein MSVYVGNLSYQVAEEELSKVFSEYGTVKRVQLPTDRETGRPRGFAFVEMETEAAEAAAIEALDGAEWMGRELKVNKARPREEKSRGGSWGNNRGGGGGGYSRNRY from the coding sequence ATGTCAGTATACGTAGGAAATTTGTCTTATCAAGTCGCAGAAGAAGAACTCAGCAAAGTATTTAGCGAATATGGCACCGTAAAGCGGGTGCAACTACCCACCGATAGAGAAACTGGTCGTCCGCGCGGTTTCGCTTTTGTAGAAATGGAAACAGAAGCAGCGGAAGCAGCAGCGATAGAAGCTTTAGACGGTGCTGAGTGGATGGGCAGAGAACTTAAGGTCAATAAGGCTAGACCGCGCGAAGAAAAGAGCCGTGGTGGTAGCTGGGGAAATAATCGCGGCGGTGGCGGCGGTGGTTACTCGCGCAATCGCTACTAA
- a CDS encoding ABC transporter ATP-binding protein, producing the protein MAKFQDLFKYYRPWRTIALFSIAAACFFEIVDLVVPYAIGQILNVLSNHPLDRPIQEAIAAISQLTHLPRDRFLSLIVLMGLIFVVTVGKGPTQMWLSGWFHWYIALRSRQYHTRKAIAKILTLPLEFYDVNNPGRISGRVARGLSNHTWTYPEIAGQLIPKLFRVLGIFVVIWFIEWRIAVLFLISFIVILGFSLKDLTRLIKQEERLDRYMENTESRTSEIITNIKTVKAFATEGLELKRQHQRLNRELKVVLFRIHLGYVKLGTWQKTVIQLCVFGVLGLTLKSTIQGQISLGHFITTLTVSSMAYAELEPISNFAEIFARRYASMMRLHEFMQHPIGKDAGSLETSSDVTQYRFTGKLELASVTFGYDPLRPVLKEIDLSIEPYQTVALVGRSGSGKSTLVKLLYRYFEPNAGRILLDGRDIRQFDIAAYRRRLAIVHQEVDVFNGSLIDNLIYGNRSASFEEVEQACAIARLDEVIAQLPERYFTVVGERGVRLSGGQRQRLGIARALLVNPDILIFDEATSSLDYESERSIQLAMRSILGTRTTIIIAHRLSTVREADKIVVLDRGRIAEVGSHTELLNHAGIYHRLHSLQETGELLT; encoded by the coding sequence ATGGCGAAATTTCAAGACTTATTCAAATATTATCGTCCCTGGCGGACAATCGCCCTGTTTAGCATTGCCGCAGCCTGTTTTTTCGAGATTGTCGATTTAGTAGTTCCTTATGCAATCGGACAGATTTTAAACGTACTGTCTAACCACCCCTTAGATCGTCCCATCCAAGAAGCAATCGCTGCCATTTCTCAACTGACTCATTTGCCACGCGATCGCTTTCTATCTTTAATCGTACTGATGGGTTTGATTTTTGTCGTCACTGTTGGCAAAGGTCCAACGCAAATGTGGTTAAGTGGTTGGTTTCACTGGTATATAGCCTTGAGATCGCGTCAGTATCACACGCGAAAAGCGATCGCTAAAATTCTGACTCTGCCGTTAGAATTTTACGATGTAAATAACCCAGGTAGAATCTCCGGTCGAGTCGCCAGAGGATTAAGCAATCATACTTGGACATATCCAGAGATAGCCGGACAGTTAATTCCTAAACTGTTTCGCGTTCTGGGAATTTTTGTAGTGATTTGGTTTATTGAGTGGCGTATTGCTGTTTTATTTCTAATTTCGTTTATCGTTATTCTCGGTTTTAGTCTCAAAGATTTAACCCGGTTGATTAAACAAGAAGAACGACTCGATCGGTACATGGAAAATACCGAAAGTCGAACTTCAGAAATTATCACTAACATTAAAACAGTCAAAGCTTTTGCCACCGAGGGTTTAGAACTAAAACGCCAGCATCAGCGCCTCAATCGCGAGTTAAAGGTCGTACTATTTCGCATCCATTTAGGTTATGTAAAACTAGGAACTTGGCAAAAAACTGTCATTCAATTATGCGTTTTTGGCGTATTGGGATTAACGCTCAAATCCACAATTCAAGGACAAATTTCGCTCGGACATTTTATCACGACTTTGACTGTTTCTAGTATGGCTTATGCAGAGTTAGAACCGATTAGCAACTTTGCCGAAATTTTTGCCCGTCGGTATGCTTCTATGATGCGACTGCATGAGTTTATGCAACACCCCATAGGTAAAGATGCTGGCAGTCTAGAGACTTCATCTGATGTAACTCAATATCGTTTTACCGGTAAATTGGAGTTAGCTAGCGTTACTTTCGGCTACGATCCGCTACGTCCGGTATTGAAAGAGATTGACTTGTCGATCGAACCTTATCAAACAGTAGCATTAGTAGGGCGATCGGGTTCGGGCAAATCTACTTTGGTTAAACTACTGTATCGCTATTTTGAACCAAACGCAGGACGCATCTTGCTAGATGGACGAGATATTCGGCAATTTGATATTGCCGCTTACCGCAGACGATTGGCGATCGTGCATCAAGAGGTGGACGTATTCAATGGTAGTTTGATAGATAACCTAATTTATGGCAATCGTAGTGCTAGTTTTGAGGAAGTAGAACAAGCCTGTGCGATCGCCCGTTTAGATGAAGTTATCGCGCAGTTACCTGAAAGATATTTTACTGTAGTAGGTGAGAGGGGCGTGCGCTTATCTGGCGGACAGAGACAGCGATTAGGAATTGCTAGAGCATTGTTAGTAAACCCAGATATTCTAATTTTTGACGAGGCTACCTCTAGCCTGGATTACGAATCAGAGAGATCGATTCAGCTAGCCATGCGCTCGATTCTCGGTACTCGCACTACCATCATTATCGCCCACCGTCTCAGTACAGTGCGGGAAGCAGATAAAATTGTCGTCCTCGATCGCGGTAGGATTGCGGAAGTTGGCAGCCATACAGAGCTATTAAACCACGCCGGAATTTACCACCGTCTGCATTCTTTGCAAGAAACTGGAGAATTGCTTACATAA
- a CDS encoding phage integrase SAM-like domain-containing protein produces the protein MSSIRNAVEKTSELPHLSQSLSQSQSQQRRKAPKGTVSVQVFKDRLRLCWSYYGKRYFLYVGLPDSKINRVVAEQKARQIEGDMATGNFDPSLRKYKPEYQQHQSISVTKLFERFMEQKAKDVTPKTMEKYRATLVYLKCFFKDVAAESVTSSNSEGFARHLNDKGLAPNQCKRRLEELKACWNWAIAKNAIASNQPLD, from the coding sequence ATGTCAAGCATTAGGAATGCTGTCGAGAAGACGAGCGAACTCCCACACTTATCTCAATCGTTATCTCAATCGCAATCTCAACAAAGAAGGAAAGCACCCAAGGGGACGGTTTCAGTCCAGGTGTTCAAAGACAGGCTGCGTTTGTGTTGGAGCTACTACGGCAAACGTTACTTTTTGTATGTTGGGTTGCCCGATAGCAAGATTAATCGAGTGGTTGCCGAACAAAAAGCCAGACAAATAGAAGGCGACATGGCGACTGGTAACTTCGATCCAAGCTTAAGGAAATATAAACCGGAGTACCAACAACATCAAAGTATTAGCGTTACCAAGCTGTTTGAACGCTTCATGGAACAAAAAGCTAAAGATGTCACACCTAAAACAATGGAGAAGTATCGAGCTACCCTTGTCTATCTAAAATGCTTTTTTAAGGATGTAGCCGCCGAATCAGTTACTAGCTCTAACTCTGAAGGCTTTGCTCGGCATCTAAATGACAAAGGTTTAGCACCAAACCAATGCAAGCGGAGGTTAGAAGAATTAAAGGCTTGTTGGAATTGGGCGATCGCCAAAAATGCGATCGCGTCTAACCAACCCCTGGACTGA
- a CDS encoding site-specific integrase, whose protein sequence is MRSRLTNPWTEVAKRIKVPPKQKPKPFSKEEIKAIVQAFRTDHYYSHYTDYVEFLFGTGVRTGEAIGLRWKHLTDDCSIVWIGKILSRGNRRPTKSNKDRTINLTPKLQKMLLARRPANPDPEGLVFVSPPGKAIEDQNFRTRAWKKILSHLQIDYRKPYTTRHTLVSHALDSGMNPVNVAQLTGHNVKTLYENYAGNVNSRPLLPEL, encoded by the coding sequence ATGCGATCGCGTCTAACCAACCCCTGGACTGAAGTTGCTAAGCGGATCAAAGTACCACCGAAGCAGAAACCCAAGCCGTTTAGCAAAGAGGAAATTAAGGCGATCGTCCAGGCGTTTAGGACAGACCATTATTACTCGCATTACACCGACTATGTCGAGTTCTTGTTTGGTACGGGAGTCCGAACTGGGGAGGCGATTGGACTGCGATGGAAGCACCTCACAGATGACTGTTCCATTGTCTGGATTGGTAAAATTCTGAGCCGAGGCAATCGTAGACCTACCAAAAGTAATAAGGATAGAACTATCAACCTCACTCCTAAACTACAGAAAATGCTACTAGCGCGTAGACCTGCAAACCCAGATCCAGAAGGTTTAGTTTTCGTCTCTCCTCCAGGTAAAGCTATAGAAGACCAGAACTTTAGAACTCGCGCTTGGAAGAAAATACTATCCCACTTACAGATTGACTATCGCAAGCCATACACAACTCGCCACACCTTGGTCAGCCATGCTTTGGATTCAGGGATGAATCCTGTCAATGTTGCTCAGCTAACAGGACATAACGTTAAGACACTGTACGAAAACTATGCGGGAAACGTTAATAGTCGTCCCCTGTTACCGGAGCTATAG
- a CDS encoding metallophosphoesterase family protein, protein MKLVSDPAIADKISRMKERVRWQDPVIQRRGIDQTRLVLEDNRADDPEFSFLVIGDTGTGSHRYNNPQREVAGLLQPHLADSSFMLHTGDVIYLVGSSEFYLDNFIKPYREFLVGGENPKAIAYDRMVFKSPILPVLGNHDYYNLPLLFGAISLTTLPVRRLLKFRRDFDVGWHGSKQGDAYARAFLDYLKALRLPGELDNHLNRHYTAKTDTGYCLRYEPGHFTRLPNRYYTFRYGGIDFFALDSNTFNDPIPLSTTPEGEARRQQLIQRRDRLEQEKLQILDASDKLNPDDPDDAEQLDDLQVKLSQIEEIIVDIEKQLAINKAVVTDTEQLDWLQQRLIESWHTDEVRGRVLYFHHPPYVTEATKWHQAQTLAVRDRLRNVLNGVAEAVGSLPQGRPIVDLVLNGHAHCLEYLKTMDTGHADSNINWIVCGGSGYSLRRQRQEGTDLMEGEAEERLVARSHLFVGRNGYATEKRRPYTCLRIDVQDGCPPKFVIRPFVTERYQKQWHRYEIDPFTI, encoded by the coding sequence TTGAAACTCGTGTCCGATCCCGCGATCGCTGACAAAATTAGCAGAATGAAGGAACGAGTCCGGTGGCAAGATCCTGTCATTCAACGACGAGGAATTGACCAAACTCGGCTAGTGCTGGAAGACAATCGAGCGGACGATCCAGAGTTTTCGTTTTTAGTTATCGGCGATACTGGCACTGGTTCGCACCGATATAATAATCCCCAACGCGAGGTAGCTGGACTATTGCAGCCGCATCTTGCCGACAGTAGTTTTATGCTACATACGGGCGATGTCATTTATCTAGTTGGATCGAGCGAGTTTTATCTGGATAATTTCATCAAGCCTTATCGAGAGTTTTTAGTCGGTGGCGAAAATCCCAAAGCGATCGCCTACGATCGCATGGTTTTTAAGTCGCCAATCCTACCAGTTCTAGGAAATCACGATTATTACAATTTGCCATTATTATTTGGCGCAATCTCTTTGACGACATTACCCGTGCGCCGTCTGCTTAAATTTAGAAGAGACTTTGATGTAGGTTGGCACGGATCGAAACAAGGCGATGCTTATGCACGAGCATTTTTAGATTATCTCAAAGCGTTGAGACTACCTGGCGAATTAGATAATCACTTAAATAGACACTACACGGCGAAAACAGATACGGGTTATTGCTTGCGCTACGAACCCGGGCATTTTACTCGCTTGCCCAATCGTTACTATACTTTTCGCTATGGCGGAATTGATTTCTTTGCTTTAGATTCCAACACGTTTAACGACCCGATCCCACTATCAACCACCCCAGAGGGAGAAGCACGTCGTCAGCAGTTAATACAGCGCCGCGATCGCCTAGAACAAGAAAAGCTACAAATTCTTGACGCATCAGACAAACTGAATCCCGACGATCCCGACGATGCAGAACAACTAGACGATTTGCAAGTCAAACTGTCGCAGATTGAAGAAATTATTGTCGATATCGAAAAGCAATTAGCTATTAACAAAGCAGTTGTCACCGACACCGAACAACTCGATTGGTTGCAACAGCGATTAATTGAATCGTGGCATACAGATGAGGTACGGGGTAGGGTGCTGTACTTCCATCATCCCCCTTACGTGACTGAGGCGACAAAATGGCATCAAGCGCAAACTTTAGCAGTTCGCGATCGCTTGCGTAACGTCCTCAACGGAGTCGCTGAGGCTGTGGGTTCTCTTCCTCAAGGTCGTCCGATTGTCGATCTAGTTTTAAACGGTCACGCGCACTGTTTAGAATACCTAAAAACTATGGACACGGGACACGCTGACTCCAATATCAATTGGATTGTTTGTGGTGGAAGCGGTTACAGCTTGCGCCGCCAGCGCCAAGAGGGGACAGATCTAATGGAAGGAGAGGCGGAAGAAAGGTTAGTAGCGCGATCGCATCTGTTTGTCGGTCGCAACGGTTATGCTACCGAAAAACGTCGCCCCTACACTTGTTTGCGAATTGACGTACAAGATGGTTGTCCCCCTAAATTTGTCATCCGTCCTTTTGTTACCGAACGATATCAAAAGCAGTGGCACAGATACGAGATCGATCCTTTTACGATTTGA